The window AACAACTTTAGTAGTTCTATTTTCAACTAACATTGCTAAAGTAAATCTTGATGTTCTTTCAACTAAAGTTATTAAACATGATTTACTTTTACCTCGTGATGATACTACAGTATCACCTTCTCAATGACCAACAGTTATACGATTATTAACATTAATATTTCGTTCTTTAATTGATTTACCATTAAATTTACCGCGATTTTCTTGAGATTTTCGTTTCTTACCTTTTCTTCTTAAATTTTTATTAGTAACTTTTTCAAGTAATCCAGAATAAATTCAATTGTAAATTGTTTTAAAACTAATAATTCATTCTTTATGAAAATTTTTAATTCTGCCATAAATTTGTTCAGGCGATCAACCTAATAGTAATTTTTGTTGTACATATTTTACTAATTCTCTATTTTTAAACTTATGAAAATAAACATGTGATTGTTTTCTGTTTTCTGCTTTATTTTGTGCAATTAATGAAAAATAATGATTACTATCTTTATTTCTATTGACTTCTCGAATAATAGTACTAATACTTCGATTAAGATTTTTAGCTATTTCACTAATTTTTACTTTAAAC is drawn from Spiroplasma endosymbiont of Asaphidion curtum and contains these coding sequences:
- a CDS encoding IS30 family transposase, with translation MGYKHLGIYERIYIENQLKFKVKISEIAKNLNRSISTIIREVNRNKDSNHYFSLIAQNKAENRKQSHVYFHKFKNRELVKYVQQKLLLGWSPEQIYGRIKNFHKEWIISFKTIYNWIYSGLLEKVTNKNLRRKGKKRKSQENRGKFNGKSIKERNINVNNRITVGHWEGDTVVSSRGKSKSCLITLVERTSRFTLAMLVENRTTKVVNENISHYLSILPNNLVKTITFDRGKEFSNWQQLEKNLNVKIYFANAYSPWQRGTNENTNGLIREKFPKKFNFSNTTKNAVHKFILSLNQRPRKILNYLSPIEYLVRKII